In Gouania willdenowi chromosome 24, fGouWil2.1, whole genome shotgun sequence, a single window of DNA contains:
- the LOC114457970 gene encoding gamma-aminobutyric acid receptor subunit rho-1-like isoform X2, producing MHTDVVLLGLLLWMFGVSRGQSLQPYRSKRELSPVEGSSRKIGGPITKRSPDLTKVWGTKSEQLLRIDDHDFTMRPGFGGPAVPVGVDVQVESLDAISEVDMDFTMTLYLRHYWKDERLSFRSNNNQSMTFDSRLVKKIWVPDMFFVHSKRSFTHDTTTDNVMLRVYPDGKVLYSLRVTVTAMCSMDLSRFPLDTQTCSLEIESYAYTDDDLMLYWKEGNRSLNTDERISLSQFLIQEFHTTTKLAFYSSTGWYNRLYINFTLRRHIFFFLLQTYFPATLMVMLSWVSFWIDRRAVPARVPLGITTVLTMSTIITGVNASMPRVSYIKAVDIYLWVSFVFVFLSVIEYAAVNYLSTLQERKERKLRERLPCTCGLAHPGMMLTSYSEVDANTTGNYALREENGMKRERMLVQLALENDQVTGHVGSTAYSSVWIDTHIIDKYSRVLFPGSYILFNIIYWSIYS from the exons ATCAAAACGAGAACTTTCTCCTGTAGAGGGATCAAGCCGTAAAATAGGCGG CCCCATCACCAAGAGAAGTCCAGATCTAACAAAGGTCTGGGGTACGAAGTCAGAACAACTGCTGAGGATAGACGATCACGACTTTACAATGCGCCCAGGATTTGGAG GGCCTGCAGTCCCAGTGGGCGTGGATGTTCAGGTTGAAAGCCTGGATGCTATTTCAGAGGTTGACATG GATTTCACAATGACTCTGTATCTGAGACACTACTGGAAAGATGAGCGTCTGTCCTTCAGAAGCAACAACAACCAGAGTATGACCTTTGACAGCCGCCTAGTGAAGAAGATCTGGGTTCCCGACATGTTTTTTGTCCATTCTAAAAGGTCCTTCACACATGACACCACCACTGACAATGTCATGCTGCGAGTTTACCCGGATGGTAAAGTCCTCTACAGCCTCAG GGTGACAGTAACAGCCATGTGCAGTATGGACCTGAGTCGCTTTCCTCTGGACACTCAGACATGCTCTTTGGAGATTGAAAGCT ATGCTTACACAGATGATGACCTGATGCTGTACTGGAAGGAAGGGAATCGCTCACTGAACACAGATGAGAGGATTTCTCTCTCTCAGTTTCTCATCCAGGAGTTCCACACCACCACCAAGTTGGCCTTCTACAGCAGCACAG GCTGGTACAACCGTCTGTACATCAACTTTACTTTGCGACGccacatcttcttcttcttgctgcAGACCTACTTCCCTGCTACTCTGATGGTCATGCTTTCATGGGTGTCCTTCTGGATCGACCGCAGGGCCGTCCCTGCTAGAGTTCCACTGG GTATAACCACGGTGCTCACCATGTCTACGATCATCACTGGGGTGAACGCCTCCATGCCCAGAGTCTCCTACATCAAAGCTGTGGACATTTACCTTTGGGTCagctttgtctttgtcttccTGTCTGTGATAGAGTATGCTGCAGTCAACTACCTGTCCACTCTGCAGGAACGCAAGGAGAGGAAGTTACGAGAGAGG CTGCCGTGCACTTGTGGCTTGGCTCATCCTGGAATGATGTTGACCAGCTACAGTGAGGTGGATGCCAACACCACAGGAAACTATGCCCTGCGTGAGGAGAACGGCATGAAAAGGGAGAGGATGCTTGTGCAGCTGGCACTGGAAAATGACCAGGTCACCGGTCATGTTGGCTCCACTGCCTACAGCAGCGTCTGGATCGACACACACATCATCGACAAGTACTCCCGGGTCCTTTTTCCTGGATCTTACATTCTCTTCAACATCATCTACTGGTCTATCTACTCCTAA
- the LOC114457970 gene encoding gamma-aminobutyric acid receptor subunit rho-1-like isoform X1 yields the protein MHTDVVLLGLLLWMFGVSRGQSLQPYRSKRELSPVEGSSRKIGGPITKRSPDLTKVWGTKSEQLLRIDDHDFTMRPGFGGPAVPVGVDVQVESLDAISEVDMDFTMTLYLRHYWKDERLSFRSNNNQSMTFDSRLVKKIWVPDMFFVHSKRSFTHDTTTDNVMLRVYPDGKVLYSLSCIFHLVTTWNHLILMVTVTAMCSMDLSRFPLDTQTCSLEIESYAYTDDDLMLYWKEGNRSLNTDERISLSQFLIQEFHTTTKLAFYSSTGWYNRLYINFTLRRHIFFFLLQTYFPATLMVMLSWVSFWIDRRAVPARVPLGITTVLTMSTIITGVNASMPRVSYIKAVDIYLWVSFVFVFLSVIEYAAVNYLSTLQERKERKLRERLPCTCGLAHPGMMLTSYSEVDANTTGNYALREENGMKRERMLVQLALENDQVTGHVGSTAYSSVWIDTHIIDKYSRVLFPGSYILFNIIYWSIYS from the exons ATCAAAACGAGAACTTTCTCCTGTAGAGGGATCAAGCCGTAAAATAGGCGG CCCCATCACCAAGAGAAGTCCAGATCTAACAAAGGTCTGGGGTACGAAGTCAGAACAACTGCTGAGGATAGACGATCACGACTTTACAATGCGCCCAGGATTTGGAG GGCCTGCAGTCCCAGTGGGCGTGGATGTTCAGGTTGAAAGCCTGGATGCTATTTCAGAGGTTGACATG GATTTCACAATGACTCTGTATCTGAGACACTACTGGAAAGATGAGCGTCTGTCCTTCAGAAGCAACAACAACCAGAGTATGACCTTTGACAGCCGCCTAGTGAAGAAGATCTGGGTTCCCGACATGTTTTTTGTCCATTCTAAAAGGTCCTTCACACATGACACCACCACTGACAATGTCATGCTGCGAGTTTACCCGGATGGTAAAGTCCTCTACAGCCTCAG CTGCATTTTTCATCTGGTCACAACATGGAATCATCTGATCTTAAT GGTGACAGTAACAGCCATGTGCAGTATGGACCTGAGTCGCTTTCCTCTGGACACTCAGACATGCTCTTTGGAGATTGAAAGCT ATGCTTACACAGATGATGACCTGATGCTGTACTGGAAGGAAGGGAATCGCTCACTGAACACAGATGAGAGGATTTCTCTCTCTCAGTTTCTCATCCAGGAGTTCCACACCACCACCAAGTTGGCCTTCTACAGCAGCACAG GCTGGTACAACCGTCTGTACATCAACTTTACTTTGCGACGccacatcttcttcttcttgctgcAGACCTACTTCCCTGCTACTCTGATGGTCATGCTTTCATGGGTGTCCTTCTGGATCGACCGCAGGGCCGTCCCTGCTAGAGTTCCACTGG GTATAACCACGGTGCTCACCATGTCTACGATCATCACTGGGGTGAACGCCTCCATGCCCAGAGTCTCCTACATCAAAGCTGTGGACATTTACCTTTGGGTCagctttgtctttgtcttccTGTCTGTGATAGAGTATGCTGCAGTCAACTACCTGTCCACTCTGCAGGAACGCAAGGAGAGGAAGTTACGAGAGAGG CTGCCGTGCACTTGTGGCTTGGCTCATCCTGGAATGATGTTGACCAGCTACAGTGAGGTGGATGCCAACACCACAGGAAACTATGCCCTGCGTGAGGAGAACGGCATGAAAAGGGAGAGGATGCTTGTGCAGCTGGCACTGGAAAATGACCAGGTCACCGGTCATGTTGGCTCCACTGCCTACAGCAGCGTCTGGATCGACACACACATCATCGACAAGTACTCCCGGGTCCTTTTTCCTGGATCTTACATTCTCTTCAACATCATCTACTGGTCTATCTACTCCTAA
- the LOC114457970 gene encoding gamma-aminobutyric acid receptor subunit rho-1-like isoform X3, whose protein sequence is MHTDVVLLGLLLWMFGVSRGQSLQPYRSKRELSPVEGSSRKIGGPITKRSPDLTKVWGTKSEQLLRIDDHDFTMRPGFGGPAVPVGVDVQVESLDAISEVDMDFTMTLYLRHYWKDERLSFRSNNNQSMTFDSRLVKKIWVPDMFFVHSKRSFTHDTTTDNVMLRVYPDGKVLYSLSCIFHLVTTWNHLILMVTVTAMCSMDLSRFPLDTQTCSLEIESYAYTDDDLMLYWKEGNRSLNTDERISLSQFLIQEFHTTTKLAFYSSTGWYNRLYINFTLRRHIFFFLLQTYFPATLMVMLSWVSFWIDRRAVPARVPLEYAAVNYLSTLQERKERKLRERLPCTCGLAHPGMMLTSYSEVDANTTGNYALREENGMKRERMLVQLALENDQVTGHVGSTAYSSVWIDTHIIDKYSRVLFPGSYILFNIIYWSIYS, encoded by the exons ATCAAAACGAGAACTTTCTCCTGTAGAGGGATCAAGCCGTAAAATAGGCGG CCCCATCACCAAGAGAAGTCCAGATCTAACAAAGGTCTGGGGTACGAAGTCAGAACAACTGCTGAGGATAGACGATCACGACTTTACAATGCGCCCAGGATTTGGAG GGCCTGCAGTCCCAGTGGGCGTGGATGTTCAGGTTGAAAGCCTGGATGCTATTTCAGAGGTTGACATG GATTTCACAATGACTCTGTATCTGAGACACTACTGGAAAGATGAGCGTCTGTCCTTCAGAAGCAACAACAACCAGAGTATGACCTTTGACAGCCGCCTAGTGAAGAAGATCTGGGTTCCCGACATGTTTTTTGTCCATTCTAAAAGGTCCTTCACACATGACACCACCACTGACAATGTCATGCTGCGAGTTTACCCGGATGGTAAAGTCCTCTACAGCCTCAG CTGCATTTTTCATCTGGTCACAACATGGAATCATCTGATCTTAAT GGTGACAGTAACAGCCATGTGCAGTATGGACCTGAGTCGCTTTCCTCTGGACACTCAGACATGCTCTTTGGAGATTGAAAGCT ATGCTTACACAGATGATGACCTGATGCTGTACTGGAAGGAAGGGAATCGCTCACTGAACACAGATGAGAGGATTTCTCTCTCTCAGTTTCTCATCCAGGAGTTCCACACCACCACCAAGTTGGCCTTCTACAGCAGCACAG GCTGGTACAACCGTCTGTACATCAACTTTACTTTGCGACGccacatcttcttcttcttgctgcAGACCTACTTCCCTGCTACTCTGATGGTCATGCTTTCATGGGTGTCCTTCTGGATCGACCGCAGGGCCGTCCCTGCTAGAGTTCCACTGG AGTATGCTGCAGTCAACTACCTGTCCACTCTGCAGGAACGCAAGGAGAGGAAGTTACGAGAGAGG CTGCCGTGCACTTGTGGCTTGGCTCATCCTGGAATGATGTTGACCAGCTACAGTGAGGTGGATGCCAACACCACAGGAAACTATGCCCTGCGTGAGGAGAACGGCATGAAAAGGGAGAGGATGCTTGTGCAGCTGGCACTGGAAAATGACCAGGTCACCGGTCATGTTGGCTCCACTGCCTACAGCAGCGTCTGGATCGACACACACATCATCGACAAGTACTCCCGGGTCCTTTTTCCTGGATCTTACATTCTCTTCAACATCATCTACTGGTCTATCTACTCCTAA